Proteins encoded in a region of the Isosphaeraceae bacterium EP7 genome:
- the rpiA gene encoding ribose-5-phosphate isomerase RpiA: protein MIPAEQIKDHAARAAAMLVEDGMCVGLGSGSTAKLMVHHLAERATRDGLRFRGVPTSRVTADYALSLGIELLDLDECEVLDLNIDGADEIDPEFRMIKGLGGALLREKIVASAAQRRVTIVGARKRVARLGVVTPVPVEVSPFGLIHIRKSLDAICASTRVRLDAAGGVFQTDGGNKIVDCFFDGLDDPADLDRRMRQIPGVFETGLFLGLCDTVVVGREDGADLFDRPV, encoded by the coding sequence ATGATCCCCGCTGAGCAAATCAAGGACCATGCGGCCCGGGCTGCCGCCATGCTGGTCGAAGACGGAATGTGCGTCGGCCTGGGTTCCGGCTCGACCGCAAAGCTCATGGTTCATCACCTGGCCGAGCGGGCCACACGTGATGGCCTCAGGTTTCGGGGCGTGCCCACAAGTCGGGTCACTGCCGATTACGCGCTCTCGCTCGGCATCGAGCTGCTCGACCTCGACGAGTGCGAAGTCCTCGACCTGAACATCGACGGGGCCGATGAGATCGATCCTGAGTTCCGGATGATCAAGGGCCTTGGCGGGGCCTTACTCCGCGAGAAGATCGTGGCGTCGGCTGCACAACGTCGAGTGACGATTGTCGGGGCACGTAAGCGGGTCGCTCGCCTTGGCGTGGTGACGCCCGTTCCGGTCGAGGTCAGCCCCTTCGGCTTGATTCACATTCGCAAGTCGCTCGACGCCATCTGTGCCTCGACCCGGGTCCGTCTCGACGCGGCCGGCGGGGTGTTCCAGACGGATGGCGGCAACAAAATCGTGGACTGCTTCTTCGACGGACTCGACGACCCGGCGGACCTGGATCGGCGGATGAGGCAGATCCCCGGCGTCTTCGAAACCGGCCTGTTCCTGGGCCTGTGTGACACGGTCGTCGTGGGAAGGGAAGACGGGGCCGACCTTTTCGATCGGCCCGTCTGA
- a CDS encoding dicarboxylate/amino acid:cation symporter: MIRMLNFASRIPFVAQILVGMVLGALLGHAIGPRAAPLGELGAIVIGLIKALAAPLLFFAVIDAFMRSELSGRSGARMVGISMVNGGLAIVIGMALSQLMRPGDHLRASMALRPIPISRPELDAKPIDFIKELSGYVPKNVVQPFLEGSVLSIVLIALMAGLALRMVKVEQQTRGEGDYLGVERAVATFYRASELLIGWVIRLIPLAIFGVVAQTVGRYGFGPIVGLAYYVLVVLLGLSIQVLVVYQGWLYFSGISLRRFWSKAKEPVIYAMGASSSLATLPVTLKSLDEMGVSTPSARLSACVGTNLNNDGILLYEAMAVLVVAHAYGIELSPLRQLAAALACVVASVGIAGIPDAGLISLPIVLATVGLPLEIVSLLLSVDWILSRGRAMTNVTSDMVVAVMLDRFEGHRLGERMTEGEGEKQ, translated from the coding sequence ATGATTCGCATGCTCAACTTCGCGTCTCGAATCCCGTTCGTCGCTCAGATCCTCGTGGGAATGGTCCTGGGAGCCTTGCTCGGACACGCGATCGGCCCGAGGGCGGCTCCACTTGGCGAGTTGGGCGCGATCGTCATTGGCCTGATCAAGGCGCTCGCGGCACCGCTCCTGTTCTTCGCCGTGATCGACGCGTTCATGAGGTCGGAACTGAGCGGGCGAAGCGGAGCCAGGATGGTCGGAATCTCGATGGTCAATGGAGGACTGGCGATCGTCATCGGGATGGCACTCTCGCAACTGATGCGGCCCGGTGATCACCTGAGGGCCTCAATGGCACTCCGTCCAATCCCCATCTCGAGGCCCGAGCTTGACGCGAAGCCGATCGACTTCATCAAGGAGCTGAGTGGATACGTACCCAAAAACGTGGTCCAGCCATTTCTGGAAGGTTCGGTCCTCTCCATCGTCCTGATCGCCTTGATGGCGGGCCTAGCTCTCAGGATGGTGAAGGTCGAGCAACAGACGCGAGGGGAAGGGGATTACCTCGGGGTCGAGCGTGCGGTCGCGACCTTCTACCGGGCGTCGGAGCTTCTGATCGGATGGGTGATAAGGCTCATCCCGCTGGCGATCTTCGGGGTGGTGGCGCAGACAGTGGGCCGATATGGGTTCGGCCCCATCGTGGGCCTGGCTTATTACGTCCTCGTCGTCCTGCTTGGACTTTCAATCCAGGTTCTGGTCGTCTACCAGGGTTGGCTCTACTTCTCAGGCATCTCGCTCCGCCGATTCTGGTCGAAGGCGAAGGAACCTGTCATCTATGCGATGGGGGCGAGCAGCAGCCTGGCCACCCTGCCCGTCACGCTCAAGAGCCTGGACGAGATGGGAGTTTCGACGCCATCCGCGCGACTCTCCGCGTGTGTGGGCACGAACCTGAACAACGACGGGATCTTGCTTTACGAGGCGATGGCCGTCCTCGTCGTCGCCCATGCCTACGGCATCGAACTCTCACCGCTCAGGCAACTTGCCGCTGCGCTGGCGTGTGTCGTAGCAAGCGTAGGTATTGCAGGCATCCCCGACGCGGGCCTGATCTCGCTTCCGATCGTACTTGCGACGGTCGGGTTGCCGCTCGAGATCGTCTCGCTGCTGCTCTCGGTCGATTGGATCTTGTCGAGAGGACGCGCGATGACCAACGTCACCAGCGACATGGTCGTCGCGGTGATGCTCGATCGCTTCGAAGGGCATCGATTGGGGGAGAGGATGACGGAGGGAGAGGGGGAGAAGCAGTGA
- a CDS encoding histone deacetylase translates to MVTLYSDRRMLDHVPKQGHPERPERLQMVLRQLERTGQAGRCGIGTVRPATDSELLRVHTQGYLDSVSKWEEQGGGQIEADTWMSAGTTLAARLAAGSAVEAVHGIVNGGDPRGLCVVRPPGHHARPDRPMGFCLYANVAVAAAEALEGLGLSRILIVDWDVHHGNGTQEIFERDPRVGFLSIHRWPFYPGTGAADETGTGPGLGMTRNVPLPYGISRAEYLAAFRASLSEMADRTRPELVILSAGFDAHAEDPVGDLGLETEDFDAMTRDVLQVAETWSQGRLLSVLEGGYNVPILAGCVSAHLDALGVPIKADR, encoded by the coding sequence ATGGTCACCCTCTACAGCGATCGAAGGATGCTCGACCACGTGCCGAAGCAAGGTCATCCCGAGCGGCCCGAACGCCTGCAGATGGTCCTTCGGCAGTTAGAGCGGACCGGACAGGCGGGTCGGTGTGGCATAGGCACGGTTCGCCCGGCGACCGATTCCGAGCTTCTCCGTGTGCATACTCAGGGCTACCTCGATTCCGTCTCGAAGTGGGAGGAGCAGGGAGGCGGACAGATCGAGGCCGATACCTGGATGAGCGCCGGGACGACGCTGGCGGCGAGGCTGGCCGCCGGCTCGGCAGTCGAGGCGGTCCACGGAATCGTTAACGGCGGCGACCCGCGGGGGCTCTGCGTCGTGAGGCCTCCCGGCCACCATGCAAGGCCCGATCGGCCGATGGGATTCTGCCTCTATGCCAACGTGGCTGTCGCGGCGGCCGAGGCGCTCGAAGGGCTAGGGCTGAGCCGAATATTGATCGTCGACTGGGACGTGCACCACGGCAACGGGACTCAGGAGATCTTCGAACGCGACCCTCGGGTCGGGTTCCTCTCGATCCATCGTTGGCCGTTCTACCCGGGCACGGGAGCGGCCGACGAGACAGGGACCGGGCCGGGGCTGGGGATGACGCGGAACGTCCCCCTACCCTATGGAATTTCTCGGGCCGAGTACCTCGCCGCGTTCCGAGCCTCTCTCTCGGAGATGGCCGACCGGACGAGACCTGAGCTGGTGATTCTCAGCGCCGGCTTCGATGCACATGCGGAAGACCCGGTTGGCGACCTTGGGCTCGAGACCGAGGACTTCGATGCGATGACCCGCGATGTCCTTCAGGTTGCGGAGACCTGGTCGCAAGGCCGGCTCCTGAGCGTGCTCGAGGGAGGATATAACGTCCCGATCCTCGCGGGCTGCGTCTCCGCACACCTGGACGCCCTGGGCGTGCCCATCAAGGCCGATCGCTAG
- the rnc gene encoding ribonuclease III: MSDNTAIRDEPRLLRECQVVLGYVFKDQRYLSEALTHASGADHRLASNERLEFLGDAILGAIVCELLYRNYPEYLEGDLTRIKSVVVSRRTCTKISQRLGIDEFLKLGKGMGSSDHTPPSVLADVFESLIGAIFLDGGMEAAKTFILRHIEAEVEATVGGRGGVNHKSNLQQQAQRLFGETPTYVLLDEKGPDHSKCFKVCAQVGTRSFAPAWGNNKKDAEQHAAMNALSQITGDPVPFETD; the protein is encoded by the coding sequence ATGTCAGACAACACCGCAATTCGGGACGAGCCGAGATTGCTGCGCGAATGCCAGGTCGTATTGGGTTACGTCTTCAAAGATCAGCGTTATCTCAGCGAGGCCCTCACACACGCCTCCGGAGCCGACCATCGGCTCGCCTCGAATGAGCGGCTGGAATTCCTGGGCGATGCGATCCTGGGCGCCATCGTGTGCGAGCTGCTCTATCGCAACTACCCCGAGTATCTCGAAGGCGACCTGACGCGGATCAAGTCAGTGGTCGTCTCGCGTCGGACCTGCACCAAGATCTCCCAGCGGCTCGGGATCGATGAGTTCCTGAAGCTGGGCAAGGGGATGGGCTCGTCGGACCATACTCCCCCTTCAGTGCTGGCCGACGTCTTCGAAAGTCTGATTGGCGCCATCTTCCTCGACGGCGGGATGGAGGCGGCCAAGACGTTCATCCTCCGCCATATCGAGGCCGAAGTTGAGGCCACCGTGGGCGGCCGGGGTGGGGTCAACCACAAGAGCAACCTCCAGCAGCAGGCCCAGCGACTCTTCGGCGAGACGCCGACATACGTGCTCCTGGACGAGAAGGGCCCTGATCACTCCAAATGCTTCAAAGTCTGCGCCCAGGTTGGCACCCGGAGTTTCGCCCCAGCCTGGGGGAACAACAAGAAGGATGCCGAGCAGCACGCCGCGATGAACGCGCTGAGCCAGATCACGGGCGACCCCGTCCCGTTCGAGACCGACTGA
- a CDS encoding 3-ketoacyl-ACP reductase has product MTTDSVAVVTGGGRGIGRGIVEHLAGLGLRLVVNYRADADAAEATCEMARRKGSPEAVAIQADVSDLGQGRALVNTITEHFGHIDYWVNNAGVAPLIRFGLLETTPESWDRALGNNLRGPFFLTQAVAAAMIEQAPRRVRPASQILFITSVSSEMASIGRGEYCVAKAGLSMVARLFAVRLAEFGILVNEIRPGIIATDMTSSVKGVYDEKIAEGLVPIRRWGTPDDVGRAVASLVSGAFPFSTGSIFGLDGGLSIPRL; this is encoded by the coding sequence ATGACCACGGACTCCGTCGCGGTCGTGACCGGGGGAGGCCGAGGGATCGGCCGCGGAATTGTCGAGCACCTTGCTGGCCTGGGTCTGCGATTGGTCGTGAATTATCGAGCAGATGCGGATGCGGCGGAGGCCACCTGCGAGATGGCCAGACGCAAGGGATCGCCGGAAGCCGTCGCGATCCAGGCGGACGTCTCGGATCTGGGGCAGGGGCGTGCCCTCGTCAATACGATCACAGAGCATTTCGGCCACATCGATTACTGGGTGAACAATGCTGGGGTGGCGCCCCTGATCCGGTTTGGCTTGCTGGAGACGACTCCCGAAAGCTGGGACCGGGCACTCGGCAACAACCTCCGGGGCCCCTTCTTCTTGACCCAGGCCGTGGCCGCGGCGATGATTGAGCAGGCCCCTCGACGAGTCAGGCCCGCTTCTCAGATTCTCTTCATCACCTCGGTCTCCAGCGAAATGGCGAGTATTGGCCGCGGAGAATATTGCGTGGCGAAGGCCGGCCTCAGCATGGTTGCACGGCTCTTCGCTGTCCGCCTCGCGGAATTTGGCATCCTCGTCAACGAAATCAGGCCCGGCATCATCGCCACGGACATGACTTCCTCGGTCAAGGGCGTCTACGACGAGAAGATCGCCGAGGGCCTCGTCCCGATCCGGCGATGGGGGACACCCGACGACGTTGGGCGTGCCGTGGCGTCTCTCGTCTCTGGCGCCTTCCCGTTTTCGACTGGTTCAATTTTCGGGCTGGACGGCGGACTCTCGATCCCGCGTCTTTGA
- a CDS encoding elongation factor P encodes MVPAKDFKRRMVVEIDGAPHIIEQVHVQTPSARGAATLYKIKARNLKTKNRVEKAYRGTDVLAESSFERRPIQFLYREPDGFNFMDSADFNQFMLPAEDLKDLAPYMTENMEGVESLVVDEEVIGVEIPDTVELLITDTAPGVRGNSATGRTKPATLSTGHVIQVPEHLESNVMVKVDTKSGDYLGRAN; translated from the coding sequence GTGGTGCCCGCCAAGGATTTCAAGCGTCGGATGGTCGTCGAGATCGACGGTGCCCCGCACATCATCGAGCAGGTGCATGTGCAGACCCCCTCGGCCCGCGGGGCGGCGACGCTCTACAAGATCAAGGCCCGCAACCTCAAGACCAAGAACCGGGTCGAGAAGGCGTATCGGGGGACTGACGTGCTGGCCGAGTCGAGCTTCGAACGTCGGCCGATCCAGTTCCTCTACCGGGAGCCCGACGGCTTCAACTTCATGGACTCGGCCGACTTCAATCAGTTCATGCTCCCCGCCGAAGACCTCAAAGATCTCGCCCCTTACATGACCGAGAATATGGAAGGCGTCGAGTCCCTGGTCGTCGACGAAGAAGTGATCGGGGTCGAGATACCCGATACCGTCGAGTTGCTCATCACCGACACCGCACCAGGCGTGCGCGGCAATTCGGCGACCGGCCGGACCAAGCCCGCCACACTGAGCACCGGCCACGTCATCCAGGTACCCGAGCACCTGGAATCCAACGTCATGGTGAAGGTGGACACCAAGTCCGGCGATTACCTGGGCCGGGCCAACTGA
- a CDS encoding ParA family protein: MAKIISVANQKGGVGKTTTAINVAAGLAKAGKTALVIDVDPQCNATSGLGIEPAARHPLVAGRPLFESVVETSQERLSVLPGSQSLADADALSASNRQRASAFRQQLTGELGQFDYVFIDCPPSLGQLTRAALGASNEIYIPIQTEYFAMEGLSQIIELARQTKAKDNHRLEIGGIILTMYDPSLELANEVAREVREYFEGTVFDTPIPRDVHISEAPSHGVSVLDYSPRARGAWAYSELVMEVIDRESE; encoded by the coding sequence GTGGCCAAGATCATCAGCGTGGCGAACCAAAAGGGGGGCGTGGGCAAGACCACGACCGCCATCAACGTGGCCGCAGGGCTGGCGAAGGCCGGCAAGACGGCTCTCGTCATCGACGTCGACCCCCAGTGCAACGCCACAAGCGGCCTCGGCATCGAGCCCGCCGCGCGGCATCCGCTCGTCGCCGGCCGCCCTTTGTTCGAGTCGGTCGTCGAGACCTCGCAGGAGCGTCTCTCGGTCCTGCCCGGTTCGCAGAGCCTGGCCGACGCCGACGCGCTTTCGGCGTCGAACCGGCAGCGAGCCTCCGCTTTCCGACAGCAGCTCACCGGCGAGCTGGGTCAGTTCGACTACGTTTTCATCGATTGCCCCCCGTCGCTCGGCCAGCTCACCAGGGCCGCGCTCGGGGCGTCCAACGAGATCTATATCCCGATCCAGACCGAATACTTCGCGATGGAAGGGCTCTCGCAGATCATCGAGCTGGCCAGGCAGACGAAGGCCAAGGACAACCACCGGCTCGAGATCGGCGGCATCATCCTGACCATGTACGACCCGTCGCTCGAGCTGGCCAACGAGGTGGCTCGCGAGGTCCGAGAGTATTTCGAGGGCACGGTCTTCGATACCCCCATCCCGCGTGACGTGCACATCAGCGAGGCGCCCAGCCACGGCGTCAGCGTCCTGGATTATTCGCCGAGGGCCCGCGGAGCCTGGGCCTACTCAGAACTCGTCATGGAGGTCATCGACCGTGAATCCGAATAA
- a CDS encoding sigma-70 family RNA polymerase sigma factor — MEFSEDLPQKIDVSLTNLPTIWGTIREAHGTGPTAQTAMIELISRYHDAVERYLRLKLRDPNLADEVFQEFWAKVLTHKLAGADHNKGRFRDYLRTVLHRLIIDHYRGRKLQPLPPGDLLDESQPDVDFDRHMREALLKRVWSRLETYEACTPKNRYSSVLHLRSDFPEDSIDDLALKLEARTQLKISPEAFRKTLQRARAKFLELLVVELKETIHPAAKEDIEAEIYDLGLGHLYRRYAVDHNA, encoded by the coding sequence ATGGAATTTTCCGAAGATCTCCCGCAGAAGATCGATGTCAGCCTGACCAACCTTCCCACCATCTGGGGAACGATCCGCGAGGCCCACGGGACGGGTCCGACGGCCCAGACGGCGATGATCGAACTGATCAGCCGCTATCACGACGCGGTCGAGCGATATTTGCGCCTGAAGCTCCGGGATCCTAACCTGGCCGATGAGGTCTTCCAGGAATTCTGGGCGAAGGTGCTGACCCACAAGCTCGCCGGGGCCGACCACAATAAGGGGCGGTTCCGGGACTACTTACGCACGGTCCTCCATCGCCTGATCATCGACCACTATCGCGGTCGCAAGCTCCAACCCCTGCCCCCCGGCGACCTGCTCGACGAGTCTCAACCCGACGTCGACTTCGACCGCCACATGCGCGAGGCCCTGCTCAAGCGCGTCTGGTCTCGGCTCGAGACGTATGAGGCCTGCACGCCCAAAAATCGATACTCGAGCGTGCTCCACCTCCGTAGTGACTTTCCCGAAGACTCAATCGATGACCTGGCCTTAAAGCTCGAGGCGCGGACCCAGCTGAAGATTTCTCCGGAGGCCTTCCGGAAGACCTTGCAGCGGGCACGGGCCAAGTTCCTGGAGCTTCTCGTCGTCGAATTGAAAGAAACGATCCACCCGGCCGCCAAGGAGGATATCGAAGCCGAGATTTACGATCTCGGACTCGGTCATCTCTATCGCCGCTATGCCGTCGACCATAACGCTTGA
- the csrA gene encoding carbon storage regulator CsrA, with the protein MLVLSRKKNESIIINDHITITVVEVRGDKVRLGIDAPKDVSVHRHEIYNAIQLQNRQNNITAPTGAASPELDD; encoded by the coding sequence ATGCTGGTTCTATCCCGCAAGAAAAACGAGAGCATCATTATCAACGACCACATCACGATCACCGTGGTGGAGGTTCGTGGCGATAAGGTGCGCCTGGGGATCGATGCGCCCAAGGATGTCTCGGTCCACCGCCACGAAATTTATAATGCGATCCAGCTTCAGAACCGGCAAAACAATATCACCGCCCCGACCGGTGCGGCGTCGCCAGAACTTGACGACTGA
- the deoC gene encoding deoxyribose-phosphate aldolase, translating to MARNWTYEDIAKRIDHSLLGPDLSINQLEEGCRVAVAYQVASVCIKPSAVSLAASWLAGSGVEIGTTIGFPHGGHRTDVKIFEAEQALIDGATELDMVVNIGFVRSNRWSEVRQDIAGVVQASHKAGALTKVIFENCYLNEAQKIRLCEICGDVGADFVKTSTGYGTGGSTDEDLILMRKISPATVKLKAAGGVRDLDSVIRVMELGCDRIGLSRTAEILDEHRKRLGLDSITVSRETGGDSSY from the coding sequence ATGGCCCGCAACTGGACATACGAAGACATCGCCAAGCGAATCGACCATTCGCTCCTGGGCCCCGACCTGTCCATCAACCAGCTCGAAGAAGGCTGTCGAGTGGCCGTCGCCTATCAGGTTGCCAGCGTCTGCATCAAGCCGTCCGCGGTCAGCCTTGCCGCCTCCTGGCTCGCGGGTTCCGGGGTTGAGATCGGGACTACGATCGGCTTCCCCCACGGAGGCCATCGCACCGACGTCAAAATCTTCGAGGCCGAACAGGCCCTGATTGATGGCGCGACCGAACTGGACATGGTCGTCAACATCGGGTTCGTCAGGTCGAATCGCTGGTCGGAGGTCCGCCAGGATATCGCCGGAGTCGTTCAGGCCTCGCACAAGGCTGGAGCATTGACGAAGGTCATCTTCGAAAACTGCTACTTGAATGAGGCCCAGAAGATTCGCCTGTGCGAAATCTGCGGCGACGTCGGGGCCGACTTCGTCAAGACATCCACGGGATACGGCACGGGCGGGTCGACCGATGAAGACCTGATCTTGATGCGGAAGATCAGCCCCGCCACCGTCAAGCTCAAGGCCGCCGGCGGGGTGCGCGACCTCGATTCCGTCATCCGCGTCATGGAGCTCGGTTGCGACCGGATTGGCCTGAGCCGGACCGCCGAGATCCTCGACGAGCACCGAAAACGCCTCGGGCTCGACTCGATCACCGTTTCACGTGAAACCGGCGGCGACTCGAGCTATTGA
- a CDS encoding ParB/RepB/Spo0J family partition protein — translation MNPNKKRLGRGLDALLGREEGGFEPSSLDTGDLLHIAVDQIDPNPFQPRRHFDPAEIAALADSLRLHGMIQPILVRTVGDRFQLIAGERRHRAAMEAQLHDIPARVMELDDQRVSELAMVENLQREDLNAIEKAGAFRDYLNNYGGTQEELASRLGIDRSTISNLIRLLELPEEIRQAVLNGQISQGHARALLALADAETMIHACQRVISESLSVRQTEALVATGEPTPAKTRIRKDPGHEAAAAAAARPPHFVEFEQHLAQRLGSPVLVRVRGKERGQIVIDYTSTEEFDRLTGILRGH, via the coding sequence GTGAATCCGAATAAGAAGCGACTTGGACGCGGCCTGGACGCCTTGCTCGGCCGCGAGGAAGGGGGCTTCGAGCCCAGCTCGCTCGACACCGGCGACCTGCTCCACATTGCCGTAGACCAGATTGACCCGAACCCATTCCAACCCCGTAGGCACTTCGACCCGGCCGAGATCGCCGCCCTTGCCGATTCGCTCCGGCTGCACGGGATGATCCAGCCGATCCTCGTCCGCACCGTCGGCGACCGCTTCCAGCTCATCGCCGGCGAGCGACGCCACCGGGCCGCGATGGAAGCCCAGCTGCACGACATTCCCGCCCGCGTGATGGAGCTGGACGACCAGCGCGTCAGCGAGCTGGCGATGGTCGAGAACCTACAGCGAGAAGACCTCAACGCGATCGAGAAGGCGGGAGCCTTCCGCGATTACCTCAACAATTACGGCGGAACCCAGGAAGAGCTGGCGAGCCGGCTGGGGATCGATCGTTCGACGATCTCCAACTTGATCCGCCTGCTGGAACTCCCGGAAGAGATCCGCCAGGCCGTGCTGAACGGCCAGATCAGCCAGGGACATGCCCGGGCCCTGCTCGCCCTGGCTGACGCCGAGACGATGATCCATGCGTGTCAGCGTGTAATCTCCGAGTCTCTCTCAGTACGGCAGACCGAGGCTCTTGTCGCCACCGGTGAACCGACCCCGGCGAAGACCAGGATCCGCAAGGATCCGGGGCACGAAGCCGCGGCGGCGGCCGCCGCCCGACCTCCCCACTTCGTCGAATTCGAACAGCATCTGGCCCAACGTCTGGGTTCCCCGGTCCTCGTCCGGGTCCGAGGCAAGGAACGCGGCCAGATCGTCATCGACTACACCTCGACCGAGGAATTCGACAGACTCACGGGAATCCTCCGCGGGCACTGA
- a CDS encoding glycosyltransferase family 39 protein, with amino-acid sequence MGNSTDRARASGRLLAILTIVGLAIRLSGQGRLYLDQFDEGIYALGGLWSLPGAGLTSLDPTLIPYAPPVFPILVGLAYEIVGVSDLAAILPSLIAGTLTIIVVGLIAWRSFGVAAGVASATLAAFSGAHAEFSRVALTDATFLLTWLLALFAGQRFLSHPGVRRAILLGLATGLAWNTKYNGFLAGVIVVLAAAWNACLDSEARRRATLARVFGFGAIAGLVAILAYIPWAIFVERNGGYAALAAHQRSYLGGPISWFPHWRLQLAQSVALSGPPIRGILAWIAAFALSAFVSKGEIIPRRVPALTGIWNFSPVVVGALAAWLAPDFGWWAGLFLMPRALFESRPSVRLLALAWLVPAILTPFYHPYARLWLPIHAAGWLLIGGAIGDLVTRDDEGWKAAELQVLWKHPGLLLTVACLLAVSHWQIYGPRPRPLIPPAAGGRGLALLPKFVLDRLGGARLPVRVLARPPALFYLGSSGINPGRLSGIEDLTAARLSPGLVLVDEAVLDPVQASAFLRDEEGVAVTMQFEPLRPVTMLDVDPSAAYRLTARRPYRVFVLDSRRTAPHP; translated from the coding sequence ATGGGAAACTCGACCGACCGCGCCCGTGCCTCCGGAAGGCTGCTCGCGATCCTCACGATCGTTGGGCTGGCCATACGCCTTTCGGGCCAGGGACGTCTCTACCTGGATCAGTTCGATGAGGGGATCTATGCCCTTGGCGGGCTCTGGTCGCTTCCCGGAGCGGGACTGACAAGTCTCGACCCGACACTCATTCCCTATGCGCCGCCAGTATTCCCAATCCTGGTGGGGCTAGCGTACGAGATCGTCGGGGTGAGCGATCTCGCGGCGATTCTCCCATCCTTGATCGCCGGCACGCTCACGATTATCGTGGTCGGCCTGATCGCCTGGAGGAGCTTCGGGGTCGCCGCGGGCGTGGCTTCCGCGACGCTCGCAGCGTTTTCCGGTGCACACGCTGAATTTTCCAGAGTGGCCCTCACCGACGCCACGTTTCTGCTGACCTGGCTCCTGGCATTATTCGCAGGCCAGAGGTTTCTGAGTCATCCAGGCGTACGTCGGGCGATTTTGCTCGGGCTTGCGACTGGGCTCGCCTGGAACACCAAGTACAACGGATTCCTCGCGGGCGTCATCGTGGTCCTCGCGGCCGCATGGAATGCGTGCCTCGACTCTGAGGCGAGACGTCGTGCGACACTGGCTCGCGTCTTCGGGTTCGGGGCGATTGCAGGCCTCGTGGCAATTCTCGCCTATATCCCCTGGGCGATTTTCGTGGAACGCAACGGAGGCTACGCGGCCCTGGCCGCCCATCAGCGGAGTTATCTGGGTGGGCCGATTTCCTGGTTTCCGCACTGGCGCCTCCAGCTCGCGCAGTCAGTCGCACTCTCCGGCCCGCCGATCCGCGGAATACTTGCCTGGATCGCGGCATTCGCCCTGTCGGCGTTCGTCTCGAAGGGCGAGATCATCCCGCGTCGGGTCCCTGCCCTAACAGGCATCTGGAATTTCAGTCCTGTCGTCGTCGGAGCCCTCGCGGCCTGGTTGGCCCCCGATTTTGGCTGGTGGGCGGGATTATTCTTGATGCCCCGGGCCTTGTTTGAATCCAGACCCTCTGTGCGTCTACTCGCGCTTGCCTGGCTTGTCCCGGCGATCCTGACGCCGTTCTATCACCCGTACGCCCGCCTCTGGCTTCCGATACACGCCGCGGGGTGGCTGCTGATCGGCGGTGCGATCGGAGATCTCGTCACACGGGACGATGAGGGCTGGAAGGCGGCAGAACTCCAGGTGCTCTGGAAGCATCCGGGGTTGCTCCTGACGGTCGCCTGCCTACTGGCCGTATCTCACTGGCAAATCTATGGCCCGAGGCCGCGACCGCTGATCCCCCCGGCGGCGGGAGGTCGAGGCCTCGCCTTGCTCCCGAAATTCGTCCTCGATCGACTTGGAGGAGCTCGCCTGCCGGTCAGGGTTCTGGCTCGACCTCCGGCCCTGTTCTACCTCGGATCGTCGGGGATCAATCCAGGGCGACTGAGCGGCATCGAGGACCTGACCGCGGCCAGGTTGTCCCCGGGCCTCGTCCTCGTCGACGAGGCAGTGCTCGATCCGGTACAGGCGAGTGCGTTCCTACGTGACGAGGAAGGAGTCGCGGTCACGATGCAATTCGAGCCGCTACGGCCGGTCACGATGCTCGACGTCGACCCCTCGGCGGCATACAGGCTGACAGCCCGTCGACCCTATCGAGTCTTCGTCCTCGACTCGCGACGTACGGCCCCACACCCCTGA